In Limanda limanda chromosome 23, fLimLim1.1, whole genome shotgun sequence, a genomic segment contains:
- the dhrsx gene encoding dehydrogenase/reductase SDR family member on chromosome X has translation MWLQAVLMTLLRFYLCGIKVLIYQMFNRSFTLPVLPKQNGRVAIVTGGTRGMGLEAAKHLASLGMHVVIAGNEREEGAAAARKINEEGCEGKAEFVFMDLTSLKSVRQFVQAFKDRGLPLHVLVNNAGTMLVSESNTEDGFEFHFGLNYLGHFLLTNLLLDLLKTSGQQGRCSRVINMSSATHYSGVMDMDDLNRRVCYSSHGAYSQSKLALVLFTYYLQEQLSAAGFPVIVNAVDPGMVDTALYDNLYTLAQMMKKPVAKILFRTPAEGASVAVFAAAASEMEGVGGCYLYNGKKTQSSDLSFDSELQEELWKKSCELVGLQQA, from the exons ATGTGGCTACAGGCGGTGTTGATGACTCTTCTCCGATTTTATTTGTGCGGCATTAAAGTTCTGATTTATCAGATGTTCAACAGATCTTTTACGTTACCAG tctTACCCAAGCAAAATGGAAGGGTTGCCATTGTGACGGGGGGTACCAGAGGAATGGGTTTAGAGGCAGCAAAACATCTGGCAAGCCTAGGCATGCATGTTGTCATTG CTGGaaatgagagagaagagggcgCAGCCGCTGCCAGGAAGATTAATGAGGAAGGCTGCGAAGGAAAAG cTGAGTTTGTCTTTATGGACCTGACCTCACTGAAATCAGTGCGGCAGTTTGTTCAGGCTTTCAAAGACAGAGGTCTACCGCTCCATGTTCTGGTTAACAATG CTGGGACTATGCTGGTTTCTGAGAGTAACACAGAGGACGGCTTTGAGTTCCACTTTGGTCTCAACTACTTGGGCCACTTCCTGCTGACCAACCTGCTGTTGGATCTGCTGAAGACGTCCGGACAACAGGGCCGCTGCTCCAGAGTCATCAACATGTCCTCTGCCACACACTATTCAGGAGTTATGGACATGGATGACTTAAACCGGAG GGTCTGCTACAGTTCCCATGGGGCCTATTCTCAAAGCAAATTGGCTCTGGTCCTCTTCACCTACTACCTGCAGGAGCAGCTGTCAGCTGCCGGCTTTCCAGTTATTGTCAATGCTGTGGACCCTGGGATGGTGGACACAGCCTTGTATGACAACCTGTATACCCTTGCACAGATGATGAAGAAACCAGTGGCCAAGATTCTGTTCAGG ACTCCAGCAGAGGGAGCATCTGTGGCCGTCttcgctgctgctgcctctgaaaTGGAGGGAGTGGGGGGCTGTTACCTGTATAACGGCAAGAAGACTCAGTCCTCTGACCTGTCCTTCGACTCTGAGCTTCAAGAAGAGCTGTGGAAGAAGAGTTGTGAGCTCGTGGGCCTTCAGCAGGCCTGA
- the LOC132997021 gene encoding ankyrin repeat domain-containing protein SOWAHC-like gives MVSVPRYEFACEVEEEDSSSGEDSSSEEDMGNTDSLWGARRESRKEPASPTPTIPEISVTEAPEVSRQPETDDVDDEGHFDTCSVSGSEDPTSRQHFIQVMMDRSPRGRRSMVQRRSVHLSTRSDSDSVSMLSSVLDEDRTSVTLDPLEHEWMMCASDGEWGSLSRLLATEPSLILRKDFVSGFTCLHWAAKLGNPELIALIINFAKQYSIPINIDVRSNTGYTPLHIAAMHNHMEVVKILVGAYNADVEIRDYSGRKACQYLTDSASVDIQDIIGAYEQSHSEDTDCKDRGPWRFSRVLQSNLKPLRRLTSSDCDSVDGHGRLREKPVRRMSSLSRMKPKLQRLRWRTSQIVHSTTFHGTEDLEESGEGFCKPRPKTHFFG, from the coding sequence ATGGTGTCTGTCCCGCGTTATGAGTTTGCTTGTGAagttgaggaggaggacagcagctCGGGGGAGGACAGCAGCTCGGAGGAGGACATGGGGAACACGGACAGCCTGTGGGGAGCGAGGAGGGAATCCAGGAAAGAGCCGGCGAGTCCCACACCTACAATACCAGAGATCTCAGTGACTGAAGCGCCTGAAGTATCCAGGCAGCCGGAGACAGACGACGTGGACGATGAGGGACACTTTGACACCTGCAGTGTCAGCGGCAGTGAAGACCCCACCAGCCGCCAACACTTCATCCAGGTGATGATGGACAGATCCCCCCGGGGGAGGAGGAGCATGGTGCAGCGCAGGTCCGTTCACCTGTCCACCAGGAGTGACAGCGACTCAGTGTCCATGCTGTCCTCCGTCCTGGACGAGGACAGGACCTCCGTCACTCTGGACCCTCTGGAACACGAGTGGATGATGTGTGCTTCAGACGGCGAGTGGGGCAGCTTGAGCCGCCTCCTCGCCACAGAACCCAGTCTCATCCTGAGGAAGGATTTCGTTTCTGGGTTCACCTGCCTGCACTGGGCCGCCAAACTGGGAAATCCTGAGCTCATAGCCCTTATTATTAATTTTGCCAAGCAGTACAGCATTCCGATCAATATTGATGTTCGATCCAACACTGGCTACACGCCGCTGCACATAGCTGCTATGCACAACCACATGGAGGTGGTGAAGATCCTGGTGGGTGCCTATAATGCTGATGTAGAGATCAGAGACTATAGTGGAAGGAAGGCCTGCCAGTACCTTACTGACAGTGCAAGTGTGGACATACAGGACATCATAGGAGCTTACGAGCAATCACACTCAGAGGACACTGACTGCAAGGACAGAGGACCATGGAGGTTCTCCAGGGTTCTCCAATCCAACCTGAAGCCCCTCAGGCGGCTGACCTCAAGTGACTGTGACTCTGTGGATGGGCATGGTCGACTGAGGGAGAAACCTGTGAGGCGGATGTCTTCTCTCAGCAGGATGAAGCCCAAACTGCAGCGGCTCCGCTGGAGGACATCGCAGATTGTCCACAGCACAACTTTCCACGGCACAGAAGACTTGGAGGAGTCTGGGGAAGGCTTCTGTAAGCCCAGACCTAAGACCCATTTCTTtgggtga